The Vicia villosa cultivar HV-30 ecotype Madison, WI unplaced genomic scaffold, Vvil1.0 ctg.000650F_1_1_3, whole genome shotgun sequence genome includes a window with the following:
- the LOC131630156 gene encoding UDP-glucose flavonoid 3-O-glucosyltransferase 7-like, whose translation MGSESKPLKIYMLPFFAQGHLIPLVNLARLVASKNQQVTIITTPSNAQLFNKTIQQDLSSGHHITIRLINFPSTQLGLPPGVENLFAASDNQTAGKIAMAAHLLKPDIESFMKQNPPDVFIPDIMFTWSEQTSKDLRIPRLVFNPISIFDVCLIEAIKSHPEAFASDSGPYHIPGLPHPLTLPVKPSPGFARVTESLVEAEKGSHGVIVNSFAELDEGYTEYYENLTGRRVWHVGPTSLMVENPKEKNPISSNTNSNDKHETLAWLDTKEIGSVVYISFGSLCRLSNEQLKEIGFGIESSKHSFLWVVHGKEGEEDDNWLPKGFVERTKDGNRGLLIKDWVPQALILDHPSIGGFLTHCGWNSTVEAISSGVPMITMPGFGDQYYNEKLVTEVHCIGVEVGATEWSMSPYDAKKTVVSRERIEKGVKSLMDSDGDGGEIRKRAREMKVKAWKAVQEGGSSQNCLTKLVDYLESVVTSKSVEQN comes from the coding sequence atgggATCAGAATCAAAGCCATTGAAAATCTACATGCTCCCATTCTTCGCACAAGGACACTTAATCCCTCTCGTCAACCTAGCTCGTTTAGTAGCTTCAAAAAACCAACAAGTCACCATCATCACAACTCCCTCCAACGCTCAGCTCTTCAACAAAACAATCCAACAAGACCTATCCTCCGGCCACCATATCACCATCCGCCTCATCAACTTCCCCTCCACCCAGCTCGGCCTCCCACCCGGCGTCGAAAATCTCTTCGCCGCCTCCGATAACCAAACCGCCGGCAAAATTGCCATGGCTGCTCACCTCCTTAAACCCGATATCGAAAGCTTCATGAAGCAAAATCCCCCTGATGTCTTCATCCCTGATATCATGTTCACGTGGAGTGAACAAACATCGAAAGACCTTCGAATCCCGAGACTTGTTTTTAACCCGATTTCGATATTTGATGTTTGTCTCATCGAAGCTATAAAATCTCATCCTGAAGCTTTTGCTTCTGATTCAGGACCTTATCATATCCCCGGCCTTCCTCATCCACTTACACTTCCTGTTAAACCATCACCAGGCTTCGCTAGGGTCACTGAGTCACTGGTCGAAGCAGAAAAAGGCTCGCATGGCGTTATAGTAAATAGTTTTGCCGAACTCGACGAAGGTTACACCGAATATTATGAGAATCTCACCGGACGTAGGGTTTGGCACGTAGGACCTACTTCTCTCATGGTGGAAAACCCCAAAGAGAAGAACCCAATTAGTAGTAATACTAATTCTAATGATAAACACGAGACTCTCGCATGGCTCGACACAAAGGAGATAGGTTCGGTTGTATACATTAGCTTCGGGAGTTTATGTCGATTATCGAATGAGCAACTTAAGGAGATAGGTTTCGGAATCGAATCTTCGAAGCATAGTTTTCTTTGGGTGGTGCATGGAAAAGAAGGAGAAGAGGATGATAATTGGTTACCAAAAGGTTTTGTAGAGAGAACAAAGGATGGAAATAGAGGACTATTGATCAAGGATTGGGTTCCGCAGGCGTTGATATTGGATCATCCATCAATAGGTGGATTCTTGACGCATTGCGGTTGGAATTCGACGGTGGAAGCGATAAGTTCCGGGGTACCGATGATCACGATGCCGGGGTTCGGAGATCAGTATTACAACGAGAAGTTGGTGACGGAGGTGCATTGTATTGGTGTGGAGGTTGGTGCGACGGAGTGGAGTATGTCACCTTATGATGCTAAGAAGACGGTGGTGAGTAGGGAAAGGATTGAGAAGGGTGTGAAGAGTTTGATGGATAGTGATGGTGATGGTGGAGAGATAAGAAAAAGGGCTAGAGAAATGAAGGTGAAAGCTTGGAAAGCTGTTCAAGAAGGTGGATCGTCACAAAATTGTCTTACTAAACTGGTTGATTATCTTGAGAGTGTGGTAACGTCTAAATCAGTAGAGCAAAACTAG